GCTTCTCCGTTGTTTATTCCGACGTTCGCGGCGTCGGCGTCGACAGCTTCTGTGACGGGCTCGACGAGTTCTCTCACCGCACTGAAGACCGCCTCCGAGTACTCATCGTCGAGGTCTTCGAGTGTCTCGGAGTGGTTCTTAGGTATCACGAGTGTGTGTCCGCGTGACAGGGGATTGACATCGAGGAACGAGAGTACTTTGTCGTCCTCGTATACCTTACGTGACGGTAGCTCTCCGTCTATTATCTTACAGAATATACAGTCTTTTGACATGGTTATGTGTAGTAACCGGTGGGAGCAAAAAGGTTACTCTCGTCGTCTACTCGACAGTCACACTCTTAGCGAGGTTTCTCGGCTTGTCTATGTTCCTGCCTTTGAGATCGGCGACGTTGTAGGCGAGAAGCTGGAGATAGACGTTAGCTAAGACTGGCTCCATTGCACCCGCATCGGGGACTTCGAGTACCGTATCCGCGTACTTCTCGGCTCCGTCGACCCACGAAGATGCCACTCCTATAACGGGTGCTTCCCTCGACTTGACCTCCTTGACGTTGTTGACTGTCTCTCCGGGTCTCGTTCCTTCAGTCAGGACTGCGACTACGGCTGTCTCCGAAGTCACTAGAGCGAGAGGTCCGTGCTTTAGCTCCCCAGCGGGGAACCCCTCGGCGTGGTCGTACGAGATTTCCTTGAGCTTGAGAGCGCCTTCGAGCGAGACGGGATGTCCCAGCTTTCTACCGATATAGAAGAAGGCGTCCGAGTCGGCGTACTCCTCGGCGACTTGTCTGACCTCATCCTCGTTGTCGAGAACCTGCTGTACACCACCCGGGAGACTCCGTATGTCTTCGAGTATCTCCGAGGCGGTCTCGGAGCCTAACGCGCCCCGTTTTCGTCCGACGTAGACGGTGAGAAGACCGAGCGTGGCGACCTGTGAGACGAATGTCTTGGTCGCCGCGACGCCTATCTCGGGTCCTGCACGTATGTAGAGGGTTTCGTCAGCCTCACGCGTCACTGTGCTTCCTACGGTGTTTGTGACAGCGAGCGTCCTGGCTCCGCTCCTCTTCGCCCTCTTGAGAGCCGAGAGGGTGTCTGCGGTCTCACCGCTCTGTGTCACCGCGACGACGAGTGTCCGCCACGGGTCACGTCCCCCGTCGAAGTCGTACTCGTGGGAGTACTCCGCAGTCACACGTACGTCTGCGTACTCCTCCATGAGCTCCTCGGCGACGAGACAGGCGTGGTACGACGTTCCTGCGCCGACTACCTGTATCTCCTCGACTGAGTTGAGGTACTCGTCGGGAAGCGACACGTCGAGGTTCGCCTCACCCTCTATCTCGTCTATACGTCCCGAGAGGGTCTGGCGGAGCGACTGTGGCTGTTCGTGTATCTCCTTGAGCATGTAATGGTCGTATCCGCCTTTCTCGGCAGCCTCGGGCTCCCAGTCGACTGTCTCGACCTCACGTTCGACCCTCTCACCTGTCTCGGAGTCGTATATCTCGATGTCGTCGGCTGTTACGAGGGCGACGTCACCGTTTTCGAGGTAGGTGACTTCGTCAGTGTAGTCTATGAAAGCCGTGACGTCGCTTCCGACGTAGTTCTCGTCGTCTCCGTAGCCGAGTATCAGGGGGCTGTCCTGACGTGCGACCGCGATCTCGTCGTTCGACGAGGAGACTGCTGCGACAGCGTAGCTTCCCTCTATTCTCCCGACCGTCTTCCGGAACGCCTCGAAGAACCCCGCGCCGGCGTCGATCTCCTCCTCGATGAGATGTGGTATGACCTCTGTGTCGGTATCGCTACTGAATTCGTGGCTCGCGAGTTCGTGTTTCAGGTCGTCGAAGTTGTCGATTATGCCGTTGTGAACGACGCCTATCTCACCCGTACAGTCGGTGTGCGGATGTGCGTTCTCGTCTGTTGGCTCTCCGTGGGTCGACCACCGGGTGTGTCCAATACCTGTACCTGTCTTGGCTTCCCCGGTTTCGGGTAGTATCTCTTCGAGACGGTCTATCTTGCCCTTTTTCTTGTAGACGTCGAGACTGTCGGACGAGAGCGCGACACCCGCCGAGTCGTATCCCCTGTAGTCGAGGTTCCGGAGTCCGTTGACGAGGACTTCGAGAGCCTCGGAGCCGTCGTCGCTCGTGTATCCTACTATCCCACACATACTATCCCCTCCTCACCTCTGAGTCCGACGGTACTTTCCCCGAGAGTCTCACGCCTTCCTCGGCTGTCGTCCCGTCTCCGATTACCGTACCTGTTTCGACTGTCGCTCCGCCGCCTATACGTGAGTTGTCGCCTATGACACCGCCGAGACGGACGTCCTCGTGTATCTCGTTCTCGACGACTACGTCGGATCTGCCGCCTGCGACGGTACTGTTGGGCTCTATAACGGCGTTAGCACCCACGACGGCGTCCTTGACGACCGCACCCTCTCCTATGTAGGCGTCTTCGAGTACGACGGAGTTAGATACGACAGCGTTCGCTCCGACACGTACGTTGTCCCCGAGAGACGTTCCCCGCATAACTGTGGAGTTGTGTCCGACACGGCAGCCGTCGCCGACACAGACCGATCCGACTACGTCTCCGTCGATACGGCTGTCACCGATCCCCTCGTACCCTCTGTCTATCGCGTTTGAGTTGACCTGTATGAGATCCCAGAGATGTGAGACGTCTATCCACATCTCCGATCTCACCGCCCTGACTCTCTGACTCCGGTCTATCAGACGGCTGAGTGTCGAGGTTATAGATATCTCTCCGTCGGCACCCGTCGGAGTATCACGTATCTCGTCGAAGACAGAGACGTCGAATCCGTAGACTCCTGCGTTTATCACGTCTGTCTGTGTCTCGTACTCGGGTGGCTTCTCAGTTATGCTAACGACCTCGTCTCCTTCGGTTTCTACGACTCCGTAGTCACTCGGCTCGTCGGCGCGTGTGACTGCGACCACAGTGCCGTCTCCGTCCCTGTGTTTGTCTACGATACTCTCGACAACGTCCGACTCTATCATCCTGTCGCCGTTGAGTACGACGAAGTCGCCGTCGACGTACTCCTCAGCCTGTAGAACTGCGTGTCCCGTACCGAGCTGTCTCTCCTGTGCGGCGTACTCGACTGAGACGTCCCAGTCGTTTCCGTCTCCGAAGTAGCTCTGTATCCTCTCACGCTTGTATCCGACGACTATCACAGTCTCGTCGATACCCGCCTCGGCGACCGCCTCGACGACGTGTTCGAGAAGGGGCTTGTTGGCGACGGGTATCATCGGCTTCGGGCGCAGGTTCGTGAGAGGCTTGAGACGTCTACCCTCCCCCGCGGCGAGGATTACGGCTTTCATACTCTGTCCTCCATTACTGTCTCACCAGGCTTGGCTGTTTCCTTCGGTGCCATCTTGACTCCGGCGTTGAGACTCGTATTGATTCCAGTCTTGACCCCGTCTCCTAGGACGACGCCTAGCTTACGCCTGCCTGTATCGACTGACTCACCCTTGACGTTCATTCTGACGTTCTCGCCGTCGTGTCTCAGATTTGCGACCATACTACCCGCGCCTAAGTTGACGTCCTCTCCGACGACTGAGTCGCCGATGTACGACAGATGTCCTGCTGTCGCGCCCTCCATGAGTACGGAGTTCTTGACCTCTACGGAGCTTCCGACCTTGGCGTTCTCTCCGACTGTCGTCGAGCCTCTCACGTATGCGTTGGGTCCTACGACTGCACCCGACTTCACGACTACGTCGCCCTCTATACGTGTCCCCGACTTGATCTCAGCGCCCTCCTCGACGACGACGTTTCCGTCACCTACTACGACGCCGTCCTCGACATCGCCGTCTATCGATCTGTCGTTACGTGACAGGATCTCGGTGTTGGCTTCGAGTATCTCCCACGGACGTCCGACGTCGAGCCAGACACCGTCGTGTTCGACGACACCGAAGCCGAAGCCGTCATCGACCATCGCACGTATCGTGTCGGTAATCTCGTACTCTCCTCTCTCGCTCTTGGGCGTCTCACGTATGTAGTCGAAGACGTCGGGTTCGAAGACGTATAGACCGAGGTTGGCGAGGTTCGACGGCGGGTCGTCGGGCTTCTCGACGACAGAGGTGACCTCACCGTCTTCGACTCCCACGACGCCGTACTCCGTCGGGTTTTCGACTCTTCTGACCGTGACTGCGGAGTCGTACTCGACGGGTCTCTCGACGAGTTCGGGGAAGACTACTACGTCCCCGTTGAGGGCTATGAACCTCTCGTCGACGTAGGGCTCCGCCGTGCCTATCGCGTGGGCGGTGCCTTCTTGGTCGTCCTGTACGGCGTACTCGACTGGCTTTCCGTCGTACTCGTCGCCGAAGTACTCCTTGACGTCGTCGGAGGCGTATCCGACTACTATTACGAAGCCGTCGACGTACCCCGAACACGCGTCTAAGACGCCTTCGAGAAGAGGCTTGCCTCCGACGGGAACCATCGGCTTCGGACGCGTCCGTGTGACCGGGCGCATACGTGTTCCCTCACCCGCGGCGAGGACTACCGCCTTCATTCGGATACCATCTCCCTGACTGCCCTCTCTATGTCGTACTCCGCCTCGAAGCCTATCCCGTCGCGTGCCTTTGTCGTGTCGACGGTGAAGTCGTCCACGAGTGTCTCGTCCTCACGTGGGTTGTCGACGAGTTCTACTTCGGGCGAATATCCCCTCTCTTCCTCGACTACCTCCTGTACTGTCTCGGCGATTTCGAGTATGCTACGGCAGTCTCCGCTCGCTATCGGATACGTCGTCGCACCGTCTTCCTCGTCGAGTATGACGTCGAGAGAGTCGGCGTAGGCACGTGCTGTGTCCTTTACGTGTATGAAGTCGCGCGCCTGCGTCCCGGGCTTGAAGACTGTGAGTGGTTCTTTGTTGAGAGCCTTGTCGACGAATATGTTTATGACGGTGTTCTTTCCTATCTCCTTACCGCCGAGTTCGTGGTGTCCGTAGAGGTTCGACTTCATGTAGACGTGAGCCGGGAACTCGCCGCGCGAGAGTGAGTGGATGTCGTCCTCTCCCATCGACTTAGTGAGACCGTAGGTGTTGAGTGGATTCCTCGGGTGGTCAGAGGTGATCGGGAACTCGACGGGGTCACCGATTATAGCCATGCTACACGGGAAGACGAGTGGTATACCGTTCTCACGGCAGACCCAAGCGACGTTCTCGGTGCCTCCGACGTTGACGTCGAAGGCGAGTTCGGGGTTGTCATCACACGAGTCGACACCACTCACAGCTGCGAGATGCATCAGCACATCGACGTCGTCGTACGTCTCCCGCAGACCGTCCCTGTCACGTACGTCTAAGTCACGTATCTCGACTCCCTCGACCTCGTCGACCTTCGCGTTGTAGAAGTTGTCTGTCGGTACGACCTCATGTCCTTCTTCGAGTAGGTTCGCTGTTAGACGTGAACCTATGTATCCACCCGCTCCTGTGACTCCTATCTTATATGTCTCTGTCATATCTGTTTCTCCTTAGTCTTGGCTCGGTCGGCTAAAAACCTGTCTCTGAGATCACGGACTCCTTCACGTAGGCTGTGTTCGAGTGTGAATCCCTGATCACTTACCTTGTCGAACGATACGTGGTACGACGGTCCGGGGTTCTCGCCACGCAGGTACTCGGTCTTCACATCAGTCCCGACCACCTCGGACACAGTCTCGGCGATTCCGTCTACCGTGTAGTTCTCGCCTCCCGTGTTGTAGACTCCCTCGTCCCACGACAGAGCCTCGACGAAGGCTCGTGCTGCGTCTTTGACGTGTATGAAGGGTCTCCAGTTACTGCCGTCGCCGTAGACGGTGAGAGTCT
The genomic region above belongs to Candidatus Afararchaeum irisae and contains:
- a CDS encoding sugar phosphate nucleotidyltransferase, with product MKAVILAAGEGRRLKPLTNLRPKPMIPVANKPLLEHVVEAVAEAGIDETVIVVGYKRERIQSYFGDGNDWDVSVEYAAQERQLGTGHAVLQAEEYVDGDFVVLNGDRMIESDVVESIVDKHRDGDGTVVAVTRADEPSDYGVVETEGDEVVSITEKPPEYETQTDVINAGVYGFDVSVFDEIRDTPTGADGEISITSTLSRLIDRSQRVRAVRSEMWIDVSHLWDLIQVNSNAIDRGYEGIGDSRIDGDVVGSVCVGDGCRVGHNSTVMRGTSLGDNVRVGANAVVSNSVVLEDAYIGEGAVVKDAVVGANAVIEPNSTVAGGRSDVVVENEIHEDVRLGGVIGDNSRIGGGATVETGTVIGDGTTAEEGVRLSGKVPSDSEVRRG
- a CDS encoding NAD-dependent epimerase/dehydratase family protein, translated to MTETYKIGVTGAGGYIGSRLTANLLEEGHEVVPTDNFYNAKVDEVEGVEIRDLDVRDRDGLRETYDDVDVLMHLAAVSGVDSCDDNPELAFDVNVGGTENVAWVCRENGIPLVFPCSMAIIGDPVEFPITSDHPRNPLNTYGLTKSMGEDDIHSLSRGEFPAHVYMKSNLYGHHELGGKEIGKNTVINIFVDKALNKEPLTVFKPGTQARDFIHVKDTARAYADSLDVILDEEDGATTYPIASGDCRSILEIAETVQEVVEEERGYSPEVELVDNPREDETLVDDFTVDTTKARDGIGFEAEYDIERAVREMVSE
- the glmS gene encoding glutamine--fructose-6-phosphate transaminase (isomerizing) — translated: MCGIVGYTSDDGSEALEVLVNGLRNLDYRGYDSAGVALSSDSLDVYKKKGKIDRLEEILPETGEAKTGTGIGHTRWSTHGEPTDENAHPHTDCTGEIGVVHNGIIDNFDDLKHELASHEFSSDTDTEVIPHLIEEEIDAGAGFFEAFRKTVGRIEGSYAVAAVSSSNDEIAVARQDSPLILGYGDDENYVGSDVTAFIDYTDEVTYLENGDVALVTADDIEIYDSETGERVEREVETVDWEPEAAEKGGYDHYMLKEIHEQPQSLRQTLSGRIDEIEGEANLDVSLPDEYLNSVEEIQVVGAGTSYHACLVAEELMEEYADVRVTAEYSHEYDFDGGRDPWRTLVVAVTQSGETADTLSALKRAKRSGARTLAVTNTVGSTVTREADETLYIRAGPEIGVAATKTFVSQVATLGLLTVYVGRKRGALGSETASEILEDIRSLPGGVQQVLDNEDEVRQVAEEYADSDAFFYIGRKLGHPVSLEGALKLKEISYDHAEGFPAGELKHGPLALVTSETAVVAVLTEGTRPGETVNNVKEVKSREAPVIGVASSWVDGAEKYADTVLEVPDAGAMEPVLANVYLQLLAYNVADLKGRNIDKPRNLAKSVTVE
- the glmU gene encoding bifunctional sugar-1-phosphate nucleotidylyltransferase/acetyltransferase gives rise to the protein MKAVVLAAGEGTRMRPVTRTRPKPMVPVGGKPLLEGVLDACSGYVDGFVIVVGYASDDVKEYFGDEYDGKPVEYAVQDDQEGTAHAIGTAEPYVDERFIALNGDVVVFPELVERPVEYDSAVTVRRVENPTEYGVVGVEDGEVTSVVEKPDDPPSNLANLGLYVFEPDVFDYIRETPKSERGEYEITDTIRAMVDDGFGFGVVEHDGVWLDVGRPWEILEANTEILSRNDRSIDGDVEDGVVVGDGNVVVEEGAEIKSGTRIEGDVVVKSGAVVGPNAYVRGSTTVGENAKVGSSVEVKNSVLMEGATAGHLSYIGDSVVGEDVNLGAGSMVANLRHDGENVRMNVKGESVDTGRRKLGVVLGDGVKTGINTSLNAGVKMAPKETAKPGETVMEDRV
- a CDS encoding HIT family protein, which produces MSKDCIFCKIIDGELPSRKVYEDDKVLSFLDVNPLSRGHTLVIPKNHSETLEDLDDEYSEAVFSAVRELVEPVTEAVDADAANVGINNGEAAGQEVPHLHAHIVPRFEGDGGGPIHNILPSTVELEDDEMDEIAESISGNVE